CAGATATCCTGACGGTAAACTAATACTTGTTGGTAATTGTAGTATTTTCAATTCTCAATTTCTAGAATATGAAAACAATTATTTAATTGATCTATATGGAGGCAATTTAACTATTGAAAATAATACTTTTGATCGCCCATATATTATTACTCTTACCGAGGATTATGGCACCTATCCTAATTGTAAAAATTTCCGTTCACATTCCACTCTTACTTTTTTAAATGGTGAGGATAGTGTTAATGTTACTTGTGGTGATGTTATTAATCTTAATGCTTCTTTAGTTGATGATTCAGGTAATATTCTTAGTCTTTATAAATTGAGATTCACTCTTTTCGAAAAAAACCTTGCATATACTAAGGGAGTTTATAATATGGAAGTTACTGTTCCTGATGTGCCTGGTGAATACTACCTTGATGTTAATGATGAAATGTTTACCAAATACCTAGGCAACTGCACTGTAAAAATTCCTACTTTTATTGTTAAAGAAGCCCCTACATTCACATTCGAAGATAAAAACAATAGCATTTATGGTGAAGAAGTTATTATTAACATAGATTCACCAGACATTGAAAATGGAAAATTAACTTTCACTTTTAACAATACAAAAATCATTAAAAATTTCACCAACAATCACTGCAGCATTAATCTAGGAGTATTACCTGCCGGAAAATACACCATTAACGCTTACTATGCAGGTGATGAAACATTCGGCGCAAAATCATACTCAAAAACATACGAAGTAAACAAAGCAGAATCAACAATTACATTAACCAAAAATAAAGTTAATGCCATCAAAGAAAACGGTGAAGTTGGATTCTACTTCAGCCTAACTGAAATTGACAATGAAAACACAATAGGAATTATTTTACCAAACAATGCAACCGGCAAATTAACATTTAAAATAAACAACAATACCAAAATCATAGATATCAATAAAAGAAAAGTACTATTAGGCACTTTAGACAATGGCAATTACACCATTACCGTTAAATATAATGGTGATAATAATTACAATGAAAGCGAAGAGTATAATTTTACCCTAATCAACAATAAACCAAATGTTAATTTAACCCTAAATTACAATAATATAAGTTATACAAATCCATTTAACATCAATGTAACTTTAAACCAAAACGTGGTTAAAAACACCATCCTGTTTGAAGTTAGGGATTTAGAAGGTAATCTTATTAACTCCACCACCGGAATTATTAACAATAAAATCGCCAGCGCCACTTTCACTGGTTTAAACGCTGGAGAGTATAATATTGTTGCTATTTATGAAGGTGATGAAACTTATTGCAATTCCATTGTAAGTCAAAGATTTAAAGTTGATAAAATCGATTTAGAATCATTTACTTTAAAAACAGAAAAAACAATTAGTATTTATGATAACATTAAAGTGGAAGCTTTAATCCCAGTAAATGTAACAGGCACTGTAACTTTCAGATTAAATGGTTATTATGAAATAACTGCTGATCTTTCCAATAATCACGCTGAAGCCATTTTCAACAGTTTAAGTGAAGGCAACTACACAATATATGCAATCTTCAACGGTGATAACAATTATAACCCCCACGAAGAGAACATTAACATTAGCGTTGTTAAAGCTGATGTTAATTTAAATATATCTGTTGATGATGTCGATTGGGGAAACGACCTAGTAGTAGTCGTTAAAACTGATCCTAGATTCACAGGCAATGCAAGTATTAAATTAGATGATTTGGAAAAAATAGTTGAAATCACAGAAGGCATAGGTAATGCTACATTCACTAATCTTAAAGCAGGCACTTATACTATTGTTGTCAGGATTAATGAAACTGAATTTTTCAACTCCACACAAAAAAACACAACTGCAACCGTTAATAAAGTGAATTCCACTTTAACCCTAGATGATGAAATTACATTTAACTACGGAGAAACTGGCCTAACCACAGTAGAATATACCGGTGCAACAAACATTACAGCAGAAGTGACAGAACACCCTGAAGCAACAATTAGCATTGAAAACAATAAAATCATTATTTCCAATCTAAACGCAGGAAAATACACATTAAAAGTCACAACAATACCTGATGAAAACCACACCAGTATAGATAAAACAACACAAATCACCGTCAATAAATTGGATTCCAATTTAACCCTAGGTGATGAAATTATCTTTAACTACGGAGAAACTGGCCTAACCACCGTAGAATATACCGGTGCAACAAACATTACAGCAGAAGTAACAGACCACCCTGAAGCAACAATTAGCATTGAAAACAATAAAATCATTATTTCCAATCTAAACACAGGAAAATACACATTAAAAGTCACAACAATACCTGATGAAAACCACAATAGCATATATGGAACAATCAACATTACAGTAAATAAAGTAAACGCCATTCTTGATATTAGAAATGAAATCATATACAATTACGGAGGCGTTGGTTACTGTGATATCTACTCTAGTGGCGTTGATGATTTAATCTTAAGTATTGTTGATCATCCAGAAGCAATAATCAAAATTAACGAGAACGGCATTGTTAACCTTACCGGTTTAAATGCTGGATCATATATTTTAGAAGTTGTTGCTGTTCCCGACAACAATCATAATCAGGTTACCGGCAAAACTAATGTTACCGTTAATAAAATTGACTCCAAACTCACCATTCCAAATATAATATTCAATTATGGTGAATCAGGTAATGTCACCGCCAATGTTTCAAATGCCACAGGCCTTAGCAATGTTAGTGTCATAGGACATCCTGAAGCAGACATTAAAATTAATGGTTTCAAAATAATCGTTTCAGGTTTGAACATAGGCACCTATACTTTAACAGCCACTACAATTGTAGACAATAATTATAACCCAGTTACAGTTAACACTAACATCGTGGTTAACAAACTACCTACAGTAATTAGTGTAAATAATGTTAATACAGTTTACGACAGTTCCGGCAAGATCATCGTCACCTTAAAAGATATTAACGGCAATACCTTATCCGGCGAAAGTGTAACTGTTAAAGTAGGCAGTATTTCTAAAACTTTAATTACTAATGCTAAAGGTCAAGTTAGTGTTAATGTTGCAAGTTTAGTTCCTAAAAATTACATTGCAAGTATTATTTTTGCAGGTAATGATAAATTAAACATGTCTTCAAATACCGCAAAAGTAACCATCAATAAAGCAACCCCTAAACTAACAACAAAAACTTTAAAGACAAAAACTAAAACAAAAATAAAAAAAGTTACCATAACTTTAAAAAACAACGGCAAAAGTCTTAAAAAAGTCAAAGTTACTTTAAAAATCAAAGGTAAACTTTATAAAGCAAAAACCAATAATAAAGGTGTTGCTAAATTTAAAGTAACCAAATTAAACAAAAAAGGAACATACAAAGGCACTGTTAAATTCACAGGCAATACCTACTTCAAAGCTGTAAGTAAAAAAGTAAAAATTATTGTAAAAAAATAGAAAAAACAAACACTTTCTATTTTTTTCTATTTATTTTTTAAAAAAAACACACACAAAAGGGATTGAAACACTAATATTTACCCAATACTTCATAACATATTCTTATTTTATTATAAAACCAAAATTCCAACCAGACATACAAAAAAAAATCCAACCAACAACTTTTAAAATTACACCAAAACACAATTACCAAAAACAATCCTTAACTTAACTATCATAAAGTCTTCTAAAAATAACCAAACAAAATAAACATCAAAATATAAATAAAAACAACCCTTTTCCCAACTAACCCAACAGAATCCAAATATAAACAAAAAGAAACCTTTTAGAAACCCTCTTCTAAAAAACTTGTATGCTGTAAATGTTATATGATACATCTTTGAGTTTTGTTTCTTTATTCTGTAGTCTTGTATTTCCATGTTAAAATTAAAAATAAAGAATTTATATGACTTATTAGACAACAACTAAATAGATTCGATGTTACCATAAATTTTGATATGGTTTCTACAAGGTTCAAAAAGAAATAAAATTAATTGCCTACAGCATGATCTTATTAAAATTTCTCTCAACATGCCATATATAATATTTAAATAATAAAATAGAATAGAAGAAACTATTATAAATTTAACACTTAAAATTAATTATAACAATGAAAATAAATTCCAGAATCTATTAATTGGTGAAGATTCAATGGTTTTGAAAAAAAAAAAAAAAAATAAAAAAAGAAATAGAGAAATTTAATCTCTAAATCTATTTACCTAAGTCTTCAAGAGCAGCACTGATTTGTGCCATGATTTGCTCGGTTTTGAAGTGTTGTTGGTTCATTGCACCAGATGGACAAGCACCTACACAAGTACCACATCCTTTACATAATGCGGAGTTAATTTGTGCAAATTCTTTACCACCTACACCGGTTGCGATAGCAATAGCACCGTATGGGCATAATTCAACACATACTTGACAAGCACCACAAATAGTTTCATCGTTAGATGCAATAATAGGTTCGATTTCCACTTCTCCTTGAGCCATTGGGATTGCTGCTCTGGATGCTGCAGCAGAACCTTGAGCTACGGAGTCAGGAATATCTTTAGGACCTTGAGCTACACCAGCAATGTAAACACCGTCTGTTAAAGTGTCAACAGGTCTAAGTTTAGGGTGAGCTTCCATATAGAATCCGTCTGCTGATTTGGAAACACCCAAAGTTTGTCTGAGATCGTCAGATCCTTCGGAGTGTTCGAGACCTACACTTAATACAACTAAATCGTAAGTGTATTCAGTTACCTTACCAAGTAAAGTATCTTCTGCTCTTATAGTTAAGGTTAAATCGTCATTTTCGATTATTTGTGCAGGTTTACCTCTGACAAATTCAATACCATATTTTTCTTGAGATGTTTTGTAGAACTCTTCGTAACCTTTACCGAATGCACGGATATCCATGTAGTAACAAGTTACTTCAGTATCAGGTTCGTGATCAATACATAATTGAGCGTTTTTCATGGAGTACATACAGCACACTCTTGAACAGTATGGTTTACCAATTTGTTCATCTCTGGAACCAACACAGTGGATAAATGCTACACGTTTAGGTTCAATACCATCGGAAGGTTTGATAACATGTCCTCCAGTAGGACCAGATGCATTAATCATTCTTTCAATTTCCATTGCAGTAATAACGTTGGAAAAACGTCCGTATCCGTATTGATAAATTCCAGAAGGATCAAATGGATCGTAACCGATAGCAGCAATAATAGTACCCACTTCTAATTCAATAGTAGATGCTTTTTGGTTGTGATCGATTGCTTCAGGTCCGCAAGCTTGCACACATAAATTACAGTCGATACAGTAATCTTTATCAATAGTTGCACATAATGGTACAGCTTGAGGGAATGGAATGTAAGCAGCTTTTACCATACCTACACCTTCATCGTAGTAGTTAGGTATTTCGATAGGGCAAGCTTCTACACAAGCTCCACATCCGGTACATAAATCTTCATTTACATATCTAGGTTTTTTCTCAACAGTTACTTTGAAGTTTCCGATGTATCCATCAACCTCTTTAACTTCTGCGTAAGAAATTAATTCGATGTTTTCATGTTTTGCACAGTCTACCATTTTAGGTGCTAAAATACACATTGAACAGTCAAGAGTAGGGAATGTTTTATCTAATTGTCCCATTCTTCCACCAATGGTTGGGTTTCTTTCTACCATATAGGTTTTGAATCCCATGTCACCTAAATCTAATGCAGTTTGAATACCGCACACTCCACCACCGATAACTAATGCTTTATTATCTACTGCAACTTTAGTAGCTTCTAATGGTTCGAGTAATCTAGCTTTAGCAACAGCCATACGAGTTAAATCTTTAGCTTTAGCAGTTGCCTCTTCAGGCTGACTCATGTGTACCCAAGAGTCTTGTTCTCTTAAGTTAGCAAATTCAAATAAGAATTTGTTTAATCCTGCTTCTTCTACACATCTACGGAAAGTAGGTTCGTGAAGACGAGGAGAACATGCTGCAACAACAATTCTGTTTAAGTTTTTCTCTTTGATGTCCTCTTGAATCATTGCTTGACCTGGGTCGGAACACATATATTTGTAGTCAGTTGCATATACTACGTCAGGTAAAGTTCTAGCGTATTCAGCAACATCAGGACAGTCGACTACTCCCCCAATGTTCACACCACAGTGACAGACGTAAACACCTATCCTTAATTCTTCATTATTATCTCTTTTTTCTTCTGCCATATTAATTCACCTTGTACAAGTCGTGAAAAATATCTAATATACATAAATTGCAATTTTTAAAAGCAGTTGTAAAAATTTTTACATATTATTAGATATACTAATGTAGTTAATACACATTTATAAAGCTTTCTATAAAAATCTTGGAGTAACCTTTATATATAATGAAAAAAAATAGGATTATTTAAATCTTTAAATCCAAAATTAAAGCTAAATTTAAATTATTAAGTAAAATAAAGAATATTCTTACTTTTTTAATAAAATAAAAAATTTAAGTTAAGATAAATTTTCCATTTTTTGCTAAATTAACATGATTATTATCGGAAGTGTAATCAAAGAGATTACAGTGTTGATCAATATGCAGTCTGAAGTTAATTCATAATCTAATTTATATGTTATTGCAAGCAACAAAGACATCATTCCAGATGGCATGGCCGCTTCAACAATAGAAACATTATACTGTAAGTCAACTAAAGAGATTTGAGAGGCAATAACAAATGCAACTAATGGGAAAAATGCCAATTTAATAACTGATGTGAAAGCAATCATTGATTTAGATCTAGAAATTGCTGAAAAATCAATTGATAAACCTAAAGCAATCATGATTAAAGGAATTGCCCCCTGACCTAAATAATTAGTAGTATTATCAATAACCGGCCCCAGAGAGATATTTAATAAATTAAATCCTAAACCTAAAATTACAGCCCAAAGAGGTGGAAAAAATGTTATTTTTTTAACAGCAGCCTTAACAGTTCCTCCAAATTTTAAGATTAAAACAAAAGACAGCATTAAAAATATAATTAAAGTAGCGATATCACAAAATATTGCTCTTAAAAAACCTTCCTGACCATAAATTCCTAAAGTAACAGGATAACCCATAAATGCAGTATTAGCTATCATTACAGTTACTAAAACACTCCATAATTTGATATCATCTAATTTTAATCGTTTTAAAATGAAATATGAAACTATTCCTGTGGCAAATGAAGATGCTAAAATAACAAATGGCAAAACACCTAATTTTGAAAGTGCAGATATATCGGCAGTATACAATGCATGAAATATCATGCAAGGCAATAAAATATACATTACCACTTTATTAAATGGATCAATGTCTTTTTCACTTAAAAAATCGATTCGTTTAAGGAAATATCCAAGACCAATCATTATAATGATTGATAAAATTGTTACTTCAATTGTATTCATAAATAAATATTAGTAAAAATAATATAAAAAGATTAAGAAAAAAGTTAAAAAATAAAATTAAAATTAACTAACGATACCTTCGCTAGTAATTTTAAATACACATTCCCCTTCAGGCAAATGAGGAGAATCCACTAAACGCGCAATTCTTTTTCCTGCCAATCCTTTTTTAAGCCATATTCTATAAGTAGATGCATGGCCTAAAACGTGTCCTCCAATAGCTTTGGTAGGACTTCCAAAAAAGGAATCAGGTTTAGCTTGAACTTGATTAGTTAAAAATATTGCAACATTGTAAGTATTTGCGATTTGTTGAAGAGAATGTAAATGTTGATTTAATTTCTGTTGTCTTACAGCTAAAGATTCCCTTCCAACATATTCTGCTCTAAAATGAGCCATTAATGAATCCACAATAACTAATTTAACATTAGCTCCACTTTGAATAAGTTCATTAATTTTATCAACCATTAATATTTGGTGTGCGGAGTTAAATGCACGGGCAACATGAATTCTGCTTAATACTTCTTCAGTATCCAATTCAAATCCTTCAGCAATTTGTCTAACTCTTTCTGGACGGAAAGTGTTTTCGGTATCGACAAATACACATTCCCCATCAAGTCCTCCAAGTTCTTCGGGCAACTGAACAGTTACTGCCAATTCATGTGAAATTTGACTTTTACCAGATCCAAATTCTCCGAATACTTCGGTGATGGATTGGGTTTCAATTCCCCCACCAATTAAATCATTGAATTCCTGGCTTCCAACAGTGATGTGTCCTACATCTTTTCTTCTTTCATCTACTTCTAATGCGGTTTCAAAAGTAATATTTTCAGCTCTGCGTGCTGCTTCAATAACTTTTTCTGCAACGCCTTCACCAATTTCTGCTTTTACTGATAATTCTTTTGGAGTAGCGGTAGCTAATCTCATCATATCAGCAAAACCTGCATCTTTTAATTTTTCTGCTGTTTTTTCACCAACACCTGGTAAATCACTTAATTCGACCATAATAATCACTCCTCATTTATTTAATAATATTTTTTCAAGAGTTTTTTAGGATTTAACCTATTTGTTTCAGCATATTCGTCAAAGCTAACATTAGCAATTATTTCAATTGTATATCCCACTAAATCTTCAAGTTTATCTTCGATTCCCAATCCATCTTCCATAAGGGAAACTACTTTCTCTTTATCCATTCCAATAAGTTCTTCAGCTAAATTATCAAAGAAAGTAGCTTGGATTTCACCAGTGTCGTCTTCAATTCTTGTAGGGATCATAAGAGTATAACTCGGTTCATCAAACACATGTCCACAGTTATCACATGAAAATTCATCGCCAGAATCTTCAACACTTGCACGGCAATTTGGACATTTTACAAGTATTGTTTTTTCACTGCTGACTTCTTTGATTTGAGCAGTGATATGGACATTAGTATCATCTTCTAATAATGATTCGATAGATTTAGGAACAAAAATAATTTCCATCAATTCTTCATAAGAAGGTAATTTTTCTAATTCAGATTCACTTGGCTCTAAAATAGTAGTGGCTCCAGATACATTAGCTTCTACACGATTATTTCTATCATTATATCTGAAACGAGGATTTTGCAATTTAATTGCTTGACCTAATTCAAATTCTTTGTTTGCATCATCATTCCATAGAACAACAACAACCGATCCGGTATCATCAGCAATTTCTATATTTTTAACCTGTCCTTCACCATCGTCTCTTTCAAAGGTGCGTACATCAAATATTTCTATTACTCTACCAATGATTATCTTATCCATTTCGTCTTCTTCGACTTCATCAATACTGATGTAGTCATAAAGTGTTTTTTCCAATGATTCTAATTTAGGGATGAACATGGAAGATGCTTCTTCTTCAGATAATCTGATGATTCTGGAACTTCCGCCGATGTTTAAATCTACATTATACATTCCAAGCCTAGTTCTTGCATTTTCAATCCTGTAAGCTTCACCTACCTCATAATCTCCTTGAGCTTTTACATCCCATAAAGATAATCTTACTTTGCCGGATTCATCAGCAAACATTGCTGAACGGACAATTCCTTTATCTCCACTATCTCTTTCAAATTCTCTAGGATCTTCAAGAGACAGGAATCTTCCAACAATATCAATTTCAATACCGTCATCATCCATTAGTTCTATTTCACCAATTTTGGTTGGGCGTAATTCATTTCTTAAATTGTCCAATTCATCAAATTCTTCAGCAGATAAATTTTCAGGATTGATTGTGATTTGAGTATTGAAATTAGTATTCATTGAGTATTGGCTTTGAGTGTATTCATCATAACGGACATCCCCACCAATGATTTTAACAATGTCTCCTTTGCTTATTGGTAAAGCTGTATCATCACCCCAAACTGTTACCCTTATTTCGCCGGTGGTGTCCCGGACATCGAAGTTCCTTAATTTTCCTTCAGTATTATCAGTTTTTCTTGTGAAAATTTTAACATCCTGAAGTCTTGAAACGATACCTTTAATTGAAACATCTTTTTTTTCTCTTAAATCCCCAATAGGACTGTATTCTATATTAATTTCCGGCACATCAAAGTCGCCTGTTATAATTCTGCCATCCCAGTGAGTTAAATTTATTTCAGATTCCCCATCTCTGTTTGCCCTTTCACGAGCCTGAGCTTGGAGAATTTTAATGGTATCTCCATCTTCAAGTTTTAAATCATCAATTAAGTCAACATTTTTATTCCATAATGTATAAGAGATTTGTCCTGAACTGTCTTGTAATTCAAGAGATGCAACTTTTCCTTCTTTTCCGTTTTTCTCATAGCTTCTTATGGTTGGAATTCTAACGATTCTTGCAATGATATTGACTTTCGTATCTGCTTGTATATCTGCAATGTTTGTAATTTCTTCTTCATATACTGGGAATTTAGAAGAATCCTCTTCTAATTTAACAACCGTTGATCTTGGTCTTAAATTTGCCTCAAGGCCTGAATATCCCTCTTTGATATCTACATTTTTAATTTGAATAATGTCTCCTTCTTTAACATGATCAAGTAATTTAATATTTTGAGTCCAAAAAACTGCTTTTAACTCACCGGTGCTGTCCTTTAACTCAACATTGCAAACTTTACCACTTTGACCTTTTCGGGTTTTAAATGATTTTTTGTTTGAAATTGAGATTATTCTACCTGCAACAGTGACATCCCTGCTTCCCTTCTCAAGTTTATCAATAGTATTAACATTAAATTCTGGTTTTTCAGAAATCATTTCATTTTTTTCATCTACTAGTTCGCCAACAACCATGTCGGCCAAACTAACATCTGTCATAAAGGGGTTATGACTTTCTTGCTGTCTAAAATGTTCCATTCTAGAAAAGAATTCATCTTGGGAAAGTTTATCGCTGACCTTATCATATCTTTCTTGAAGATCTTCTGTCATTACATTGGAAGATTCTTCTACTTTATTTTCAAATATTGATGTATCAACTCCGTTGTGATTTTGCACTACCATCTGTGCAGCTCCAAAATCATCAATGAAATCAATGCCGTTATTGTCAGCTTTTAAATTTTCCATTTCTTCTAAGAACTCTTCTTTAGAAAGTTTATCTTTAACTTTTTCGTATTCTTGTAAAATTTTTTCTTGCATACCAAACCCTCATAGAAAAGTTAATTATAATTTTATAATCATAGCGTATATAAAGTATTAGAGAGAGCATTTGAAAAGTATTCCCAATACAATTTTTTTAAAAAATTCAATATAAATATTGGTAAAGTGCACACATGTGCAAATTACACAACAATGCTAATATGCATTAGGATTTTTCTTTAATGCTGTTTTAATCATTATAGCCAGGTCTAAACCCATGTGCCAATTTTCCACATACTCAATGTCATATTCTATGCGCTTTTTGATGGAAGTATCTCCACGGCAACCATGAATCTGAGCCCAACCTGTCAGACCAGGTTTTACTTGGTGTTTGACCATGTATTTTGGAATTGTTTCTTTGAACTGCTCTACAAAATACGGCCTTTCAGGCCTTGGACCCACAACACTCATTTCACCTTTTAAAACATTGAAAAACTGAGGCAATTCGTCAATGCTGGTTTTTCTAATGATGTCTCCAACTTTTGTTTTTCTTGGATCGTCTCTTGTTGTCCATTCAGATTTTTCCTCACTTGGATCTTGCACTTTCATGCTGCGGAATTTATACATCATGAAAGTTTTACCATTATGCCCCATTCTCTCTTGTTTAAATATGACAGGTCCAGGAGAGGTAAGTTTAATCGCAACAGCTGTAATAATCATTATAGGTGATGTAATAATAATTGCTATTATGGAGATAACGTAGTCTGACATGAATTTTAAAAATTTATTAAAATCATCGTCAATGGGAACATAGCGAATGTTGATAATCGGAATATCCTCAATCATGTCAATAGATGGTTGAGCAGGGAAATATCTTATGTAATCCGGAATAATCTCTGCCTTAATTCCTACTTTTTCACAGCTCTCCACTAGTTCATTAATCTTATAATAATATTTTAAAGGAATAGCTAAAACAACCCTATCATAACTATTAGTTTCAAGTATATAGTCTAAGTCTTCAAATGTTCCAATAATCTGACTTCCTTCAATCTCCGCACCAACATGATCTGCCCTTCCCAAGAATCCGCTAATAACAAATCCCAAATATGAATTGTTCCTGATTTTTCTTGCAAATGAAAATGCTAAATCATTATCTCCCACAATCAGGATATGTTTTAAATTACGATGATGAACTCTTAAATTCTTTAAAATACTCCTAATGATGAATCTTTCAATGATTCCAAAGAATGTTGCTATAATCGCCAGTAAAAATAGCATTATTCTTGAAAAATCAGGTTGGTGTATAATAAACAGTATGGAAACCAAAGTGATGAATGCTAAGATATTAACTTTAATAAGTTTAGTGGCTTCTGAGAAAATATTTTTATAAGTTCTGCGAGGTTTATATAACCCAAATGCAAAGTATAAAATCAGATAAACCGGAATAATAGCCAACAATAAAAATAAAGCGTAGCTATAAAAGCCCAAATGACCTCCAATCGGGCCGAATAAAGTAGTTTTAAACCTTAACCAAAGTGAACACACAAGCGATATGGATATCACTAAAACATCAATAAAAACCAATATTACGTTTAATATTCTTTGATTCTCCTTTATCATAATAACTACCAAAAAAACTAGTTTCCAATAATATATATGTAAGAACCATTAATTAACCTTTCTTTTTAAACAAATTTAGAAAAAGTTTTAAACAGCATAAAAAGGCAATTCCCAAATAAACAATCCAATTAATCATGAAAAATGATTCATTAGCATGGTGTTTTTTATAATAAATATACATTGCACGGTAAAACTCATAAATTAATTTGGATTTCTGTTTTTTGCTGCTTGCTCCCTTAAGATGGGTGATTTTAGATTGGCCATGATAAATTATCTTCCAGCCAGCTTGCTTAATGCGATAACACAAGTCAATGTCCTCACCATACATGAAAAATGTTTCATCAAGCAAACCCACCTCATCAAGAGCTGATTTTCTCATGAAGATAAATGCTCCTGTAAGGCAATCGATTTCATAAACTCCATCGTCCGGAAGGTTGGTTAAATTATAGTCATCGCCGCTTGTTTTTGTTGGAATATGAAACAGCCTGAAAAATGAATTTTTGACATTTGGAAAAGACCTTTTGCATGCAAGGTCAAGGTCGCCATTTTCCAAAAGAACCCTGCAGCCACATGCACCTACATCAGTGTGCTTTTCCATGTAATTATAGATATTTTCCAGCGTATTTTCCCATACAATTGTGTCTGAGTTTAGCAGAAGTTGATATTTGCCATTTGCTTGTCTTAAAGCTTGATTGTTTCCTGCTGCAAAACCATTGTTTTCAGCTGATGCAATGAATTTTACCTTATCTGAAAAATAATCCTGCAGGCGAGCCAAGCTATCGTCACTAGATGCATTGTCAACTACAAATATCTCTAAATCAAATGGATAGTCATAATCCATAATAGAATTTATAGTGTTTTTTGTTAGCTCAAAGGTTTG
This portion of the Methanobrevibacter sp. V74 genome encodes:
- the radA gene encoding DNA repair and recombination protein RadA, which produces MVELSDLPGVGEKTAEKLKDAGFADMMRLATATPKELSVKAEIGEGVAEKVIEAARRAENITFETALEVDERRKDVGHITVGSQEFNDLIGGGIETQSITEVFGEFGSGKSQISHELAVTVQLPEELGGLDGECVFVDTENTFRPERVRQIAEGFELDTEEVLSRIHVARAFNSAHQILMVDKINELIQSGANVKLVIVDSLMAHFRAEYVGRESLAVRQQKLNQHLHSLQQIANTYNVAIFLTNQVQAKPDSFFGSPTKAIGGHVLGHASTYRIWLKKGLAGKRIARLVDSPHLPEGECVFKITSEGIVS
- a CDS encoding OB-fold nucleic acid binding domain-containing protein: MQEKILQEYEKVKDKLSKEEFLEEMENLKADNNGIDFIDDFGAAQMVVQNHNGVDTSIFENKVEESSNVMTEDLQERYDKVSDKLSQDEFFSRMEHFRQQESHNPFMTDVSLADMVVGELVDEKNEMISEKPEFNVNTIDKLEKGSRDVTVAGRIISISNKKSFKTRKGQSGKVCNVELKDSTGELKAVFWTQNIKLLDHVKEGDIIQIKNVDIKEGYSGLEANLRPRSTVVKLEEDSSKFPVYEEEITNIADIQADTKVNIIARIVRIPTIRSYEKNGKEGKVASLELQDSSGQISYTLWNKNVDLIDDLKLEDGDTIKILQAQARERANRDGESEINLTHWDGRIITGDFDVPEINIEYSPIGDLREKKDVSIKGIVSRLQDVKIFTRKTDNTEGKLRNFDVRDTTGEIRVTVWGDDTALPISKGDIVKIIGGDVRYDEYTQSQYSMNTNFNTQITINPENLSAEEFDELDNLRNELRPTKIGEIELMDDDGIEIDIVGRFLSLEDPREFERDSGDKGIVRSAMFADESGKVRLSLWDVKAQGDYEVGEAYRIENARTRLGMYNVDLNIGGSSRIIRLSEEEASSMFIPKLESLEKTLYDYISIDEVEEDEMDKIIIGRVIEIFDVRTFERDDGEGQVKNIEIADDTGSVVVVLWNDDANKEFELGQAIKLQNPRFRYNDRNNRVEANVSGATTILEPSESELEKLPSYEELMEIIFVPKSIESLLEDDTNVHITAQIKEVSSEKTILVKCPNCRASVEDSGDEFSCDNCGHVFDEPSYTLMIPTRIEDDTGEIQATFFDNLAEELIGMDKEKVVSLMEDGLGIEDKLEDLVGYTIEIIANVSFDEYAETNRLNPKKLLKKYY
- a CDS encoding undecaprenyl-phosphate glucose phosphotransferase, whose translation is MIKENQRILNVILVFIDVLVISISLVCSLWLRFKTTLFGPIGGHLGFYSYALFLLLAIIPVYLILYFAFGLYKPRRTYKNIFSEATKLIKVNILAFITLVSILFIIHQPDFSRIMLFLLAIIATFFGIIERFIIRSILKNLRVHHRNLKHILIVGDNDLAFSFARKIRNNSYLGFVISGFLGRADHVGAEIEGSQIIGTFEDLDYILETNSYDRVVLAIPLKYYYKINELVESCEKVGIKAEIIPDYIRYFPAQPSIDMIEDIPIINIRYVPIDDDFNKFLKFMSDYVISIIAIIITSPIMIITAVAIKLTSPGPVIFKQERMGHNGKTFMMYKFRSMKVQDPSEEKSEWTTRDDPRKTKVGDIIRKTSIDELPQFFNVLKGEMSVVGPRPERPYFVEQFKETIPKYMVKHQVKPGLTGWAQIHGCRGDTSIKKRIEYDIEYVENWHMGLDLAIMIKTALKKNPNAY
- a CDS encoding glycosyltransferase family 2 protein, producing the protein MDLSVVVVNYQTFELTKNTINSIMDYDYPFDLEIFVVDNASSDDSLARLQDYFSDKVKFIASAENNGFAAGNNQALRQANGKYQLLLNSDTIVWENTLENIYNYMEKHTDVGACGCRVLLENGDLDLACKRSFPNVKNSFFRLFHIPTKTSGDDYNLTNLPDDGVYEIDCLTGAFIFMRKSALDEVGLLDETFFMYGEDIDLCYRIKQAGWKIIYHGQSKITHLKGASSKKQKSKLIYEFYRAMYIYYKKHHANESFFMINWIVYLGIAFLCCLKLFLNLFKKKG